The nucleotide sequence AGCAACAGCTTCCGCTTTTGCGTGCGCAAGACGCCTTGCCAAATCCAGTGTGCTCTCGCCAGTTAATGGGGTTTCATCTACCTTGGGAGAAACAACTTCAAATGGAATGCGCAAACGAGCTAATAGCTCACGTCGATATGCAGACGTGGACGCTAAAATGAGCGATGGATTTTTGGATGTGTTTGCAAAATGACTCATTGCTGCGTATTTTCAACTGACTGAGAAAGAAAGGAAAGTAATTAAGGAAAAGTGATATGGAAAAATGGGAGGCAAGCGACTGAAAAGTCACCATCCTTATTCTTGATTTAGACTGATGTCATGGATCGAAATCATGCTTTACCTCAAGTTCAGTTGCCCGCAGAGCCGAATGCTTTGCGGCGGATTGATTTCTGCGCACCACAGTCCTACAAAGGCTCCGGCTTTTTAAGCATCCCAGACTTGCCAAGGGTAGCGGAGGAGGTAACGGCTGTTCTTCCTGGGGATGGCTTTGATTGGGATATCAAAACTCACTTTGAGTCTTTACCTGGTAGCGAGTCCCATCAAATCATGGAATTGGGCTTGAAAGGCAGACTGCATTTGACTTGCCAGCGCTGCTTGCAGGGTTGCGCAGTCGAATTGGACGAAAAGCGCCAATTTATCTTCTTAGCCACCGAATCTCAG is from Polynucleobacter sp. MWH-UH23A and encodes:
- a CDS encoding DUF177 domain-containing protein, which encodes MDRNHALPQVQLPAEPNALRRIDFCAPQSYKGSGFLSIPDLPRVAEEVTAVLPGDGFDWDIKTHFESLPGSESHQIMELGLKGRLHLTCQRCLQGCAVELDEKRQFIFLATESQADEYPPEDEDREPLVASQQFNLLETIEDEILLSIPLIPKHPEGFCEPHTPVFGEDDEDEVPAERENPFNILKNMKKN